A window of the Ipomoea triloba cultivar NCNSP0323 chromosome 14, ASM357664v1 genome harbors these coding sequences:
- the LOC116004921 gene encoding transcription factor MYB59-like, whose product MRIVSEEVRKGPWTEHEDVQLAFYVNLFGDRRWDFLSKISGLKRSGKSCRLRWVNYLHPGLKRGKMTPHEERLILELHSKLGNRWSKIARKLPGRTDNEIKNYWRTQMRKEAHDKKKKDKKQHQKGGGACSSSASPALSNSSSSSSGSAGEESTPAPVVGANERGFYDTGGFVEAPPPPPRADNGGEKMSGGVKVYSMDEIWKAIESPENQESGHGGVMGSAIWDDYSVWTMDYDYQEDERNMVAPVSDQFYTWFDNNLDFAHNTFLTG is encoded by the exons atgagaatTGTGAGTGAAGAAGTGAGAAAAGGGCCATGGACTGAACACGAGGATGTTCAGCTGGCATTTTATGTGAACTTGTTTGGCGATCGCCGGTGGGATTTTCTGTCCAAAATCTCAG GTTTGAAAAGAAGTGGAAAAAGCTGCAGGTTGCGGTGGGTTAACTACCTCCACCCTGGGCTCAAACGCGGCAAGATGACCCCTCATGAAGAACGCCTCATTCTTGAACTCCACTCCAAATTGGGCAACAG ATGGTCAAAAATTGCTCGGAAATTGCCGGGGCGAACGGACAATGAGATCAAGAATTACTGGAGGACGCAGATGAGGAAAGAGGCTCAcgacaagaagaagaaggacaAGAAGCAGCACCAGAAGGGCGGCGGCGCGTGTTCGTCATCCGCATCTCCGGCGCTGTCGaattcttcctcctcttcttccggCAGCGCCGGGGAGGAGTCTACGCCGGCGCCGGTAGTGGGGGCTAACGAGAGGGGCTTCTACGATACCGGAGGGTTCGTGgaggcgccgccgccgccgccacgcGCCGATAACGGAGGAGAAAAGATGAGCGGCGGTGTGAAGGTTTACTCCATGGATGAGATATGGAAAGCTATTGAGTCGCCGGAAAATCAAGAAAGTGGTCATGGCGGCGTGATGGGATCTGCAATTTGGGATGATTATTCAGTGTGGACGATGGATTATGATTACCAAGAAGATGAAAGAAATATGGTGGCGCCTGTTAGCGATCAGTTTTACACCTGGTTTGACAACAACCTAGATTTTGCACATAATACATTCTTAACTGGCtaa